DNA from Orbaceae bacterium lpD01:
AAAAAACCGGTTAGACTAAAAATAAAAGCCAGTATACCAATAACACGCAATGATATGGTGAAATAATTCAACTCCTTATCGTAGTCACGATAAAAATAGACGGCTGTTTGCCAACAGAGCCAGAGTAACACAAATGGTATACAATAAGCCGCAAAACCTAAAAACTGCAACAAGATATCTGAACAATAAGCGCCGATTGCCCCGCCCCAATTTTGAATAGGCTCATGCTGCGCCGTTTGCGACCAGCTAGGGTCGGCCGGATCAAAAGAAAATAAAGAAAGCGTCAGATAAACGACAAATATCGCTAATCCAAATAATAGAACTTCAATACCGATTTGCGTATTAGTTAGCTTAACTTTTTTCTCGTTAGTTTCAGATATCACTTCAGACTGTTTCAAAAATCACCCAATATTATTTTGTATAAACCGATAAACCAAATACAACCACGCCAGCATAGCGTGAAAATCTTAAATTTCTGTTAGCTGCTGACGATAATGTTCGCCATTTTGCGCATAATGATCAGCATTTTGTTGGATATGTGCAATCTCTTCTTGAGTCAACTCACGAATCACTTTTGCAGGTATCCCTATCAAAAGTACGCCCTCTTGATAAGGTGACTTATGCGTCACCAGTGAATTTGCTCCTACTATGCAGTTTTTAGCAACTTTGGCATTATTCAGTACGGTACTCCCCATACCAATAATCACATTATCATCAATATTACAGCTATGCAGTACAACATTATGACCGACTGTCACATTTGCACCTACCGTACAAGGCACACCATAGTCAGTGTGAATGGTTGAATTATCTTGCACGTTACTATTTTCACCAATAGAAATTGACGCGATATCCCCTCTTAAAACAGCACCAAACCAAATCGTCACCTTTCTAGCCAGTGAGACTTTACCAATAATCGCTGCATTGTCAACGACATAAGCCGACTTATCAACAGCTGGGCTGCACTCTCCAAGACGATAAATCATGCTTGTTCCTCTCTATTCACTTTTGTTTTTTGTTTTGATAATCTAAAAAAAGTAAATGCCAAAATGTTACAAATAATCATCGAACCCACCATCAAATATTCCGTCTTATGACTGACGATGGTGTGATCGACCACAGACATTAGTGTATCAGGTTCTGCATGAGATAACCACGCAAGTAAAACACCAATTAATGCGGCGATTAAAAAACGAAATGTACCGGTTAACGATGCAGCAGTGCCGGCAATATGGGGATAATAAGATAAAATGATTGCCATGCCATTACCACCAATAATCGCCATACAACCAATATAACCGGCGATACCAATAACCATCGCTGTGAAACCGAGCTTGAAGACAACAGCAATCAGTAAATAAAAGGTCATCACTGTTTGGATTACCATGCCTAAGGTCAACATATTCATTGCCCCTTTCTGGCGAACAAAACGGCTATTAATCAGATTTAATACCACCATCACAACAATATTCAGCGCAAAATAGTAACCAAAATGAGTAGCTTTGACGCCATAAATATTCATATAGACAAAGGGTCCCAGGCTTAAAAATGAAAATAAGCCAGCCCCCGAAAACCCACCGATCAGCATCAACCGAAATACTTGCTTATGACGACAAATGGTCACAAAATTACCCAATATATTATACAGACTTAATTTACTTCGCCGCTCTTTGGGTAACGTTTCAGGCACCACAGTGATAACTAAAATCAACGCAATACAAGCCGCAGCAGAGAGAACATAAAAGATCGTTTGCCACTGAAACCAAATTAAAATAACGCCGCCCAGTATCGGCGCGAGTAACGGCGCCAGATTAGAAATTAAAATAACAAACGAGGTCATCCGAGAAAATTCATCGCGATCACTAAAAATATCACGCATAAAAGCATTGATGACCACAGCTGTCGAGGCCGCCGCTAAGCCGTGAAAAAAACGCATGACAATTAATTGATTCACTGTCGGTGAGAGTCCACATAAAGCCGCCGCAACAACAAAAAGGATTAAGCCACTTAATAAAACAGATTTACGACCATAACTATCACTCAATGGGCCATAAATAAGCTGACCGATAGAAAAACCGAACAAATAGCTACTAATCGTCAACTGCACCAAACCGTCATCGACACCATAATGCCGGGCAATAGTTGGCATGCTGGGTAAGTACATATCGATAGATAGTGGCATCAACATCGATAGTAGTCCCAGAATCAGCACCAGTAACCATTTAGGTAAACCAATCCTTGAGTAACTATATTTAGTTTGTTCAGTATTCACAGATTCCTTTCTCTTAGCGTAATATTAATTTATGTGACAAGGAGAGCTAATGGATAGCCTTCACTTCACTCTCGGTTAAAACACGATATTCACCTTCAGGAATATCAAGCTCAACGGAACCAATTCGCTGACGATGTAAAGATTCAACATGATTACCCACCGCCGCAAACATACGTTTAACTTGATGATAACGTCCTTCATTTATAGTTAAATGCGCATGATAATCATCAACAATGACCAGTTTAGCGGGTTTAGTTAATTCAGGTTCATTTTTGAGCGCAATACCGCGTGCAAATTGTTCAATTAAATCTATGGTTAACGGTGCAGAAACCGTAACATGATACTCTTTTTCACATTGATGCTTGGGTGACGTAATTCGGTGAGACCACTGGCCATCATCAGTAAGTAAAACCAACCCTGTCGTATCAAGATCTAAACGCCCTGCTGCATGCAATTTTTCTGACATCGGTTCGTCGATCAAATATAGAATCGTAGCATGATCCGGATCATCAGTTGAGCAAACATATCCGGCCGGCTTGTGAAGCATAAAATATCGCTTTTCGATGATCGGCTCAATCACATTGCCTTGATAAGTCACAACTTCGTTTAAGGTGAGTTGATGAGCACCTAATTTAATCACGACATCATCAACCGTAATGAGTCCGGCTTTTAATTCTTTGTTAATTAAGCTTCGGCTAACACCCAAATGGTGAGCAAGAAATTTATCTAAACGCATAGTCAATAAAGGCCTAAAAATAGAGTTGGCTAAATAGTGATATTGTAAAGAAAAAACAGAGTATGAGAAAGCATATTCATGATTTATTCATTGAATATGCCTGTTTTTAGTTATTGAGTTTAACGACATAAGAAAAAATTTGAGCCCAATATTGAAGCTTATTTTTATTGATTGATAGATAAAATTCGGTTTAATTTAACCCAAGCAATCTTACTGGTTATAATCGTGATATATTTTCGCTAGTTAGGATTGGCTTAGCCTCATTTCAATGCGATATTTTATATCAATGAATATCAATATTGACATAGTAAAGATGAAACTCATTGATTCACACTGCCATTTTGACCAATTACCCCCCAAAGAACAACAGATTGCCATGCAGGAGTTTATTGTTATCGGTATTGCAACAGGACTGGCTAGTTGCCAGCAATTACTTCATTTAAGTGAACAATACCCACAGCTTAAAGTCTGTTTAGGAATACATCCTGAATATTTAGAGAATTATCACCATTATCAAGAAGTCACAGCCTTAATTCGTCAGAAACGACAGCAGATAATTGGCATTGGTGAGATTGGATTACCCTACTTTAATTTATAGTCACTTTCTACTCAACAAAGACAACAGGTTATAGCTAAAGGCCATGCGCTTTTCGAACATTTTGTCAGTCTGGCAGGCGAACTTGAACTGGCGGTTAACTTACACTGTGTTGGCGATATGACTATCGAGGCAATCGCACTACTGCAAACCTATCAAATTAAAAAAGCGTTATTTCACTGGTTTGCAGGCGACCTGACAATAGCCCAACAAATTATTGATAATCTTGGCTGATTTCAGTCTCACCAGAGGTTATCATCAACCAAGATTATCAATGCTTTGTCAAAGCATTGCCGCTCTCACATTTATGTCTGGAAAGCGATGCCCATGGCAGTATCAAGATCAACGAGGCAATCCAACAATAATTATGGAAACTGCCATTTGTCTGGCCCGCTTGTTCAAACAAGCCTTAGAGACTATTTTAACTATCACCCAGCGCAATAGTCAGTATCTTTGGGGAATAAATCCACGCCAAAACTGACGCTTTGCGTTAATGATGACTCAAATGGGCGGTATTCATGCTGAGCCAAAAAACCAGATTAACATATTATACGAAAAGCTTGTGATAAAAGACCAAACTAAAAAACTAGGCTTCCGCACCACGACCAGCATAGAGATCAAAACGGTGACTTTTGGTTTTGATTTCCGCTTGCGGTTTTTTTTGCGCTAAAAAGGGCGCATAGTCAGGTCGTTTCACCGCCACACGTTTTATGGCCAGCTGACAGGCTACATCAAGCAAGGCATCCGCGTCTTCATCACTACCGACTAAAGATTGGAAAATACGCATCTCTTTTTTTACTAAAGCGCTTTTTTGACGATGTGGAAACATCGGGTCAAGATAAACGACATCGGGTCTTTTTACCTGTTCAGGTAAGGCTTCAATACTTGAGGCATGAACCAGAATCATTCGCGTCTGCATCCACTGGCCGATATCTTGATCTTGATAAGCTCGCTTTAAACCATCCTCTAGTAGTGCCGCAACCACCGGATGACGTTCAAATAAAGTAACATGACATCCCAAAGCCGCCAATACAAAAGCATCACGGCCAAGTCCGGCTGTTGCATCAATCACAGTAGGTAAATAGTTACCTTTGATACCGACTGCCTTGGCGACAGCTTCACCGCGCCCGCCGCCAAAACGTCGACGATGCGCCATAGCACCATCGGTAAAATCAACCACAACATCGCCTAATTTAGGCTCATCAAGCTTACGAAGTGCTAAATGTCTATCGGTCAACACCAATGCTAAACAGCTCAATGCGTCATGCACTAAACCAAATCGCCCGGCTAATTCCGCCAGCTTAGCGGGATCAGCCTGAGCCTCACAGATTAATTGAATCACCCAGAAGCCCTATTTACTAATGCCATAGTGACGCAATAAGGCATCAAGTTCAGGTTCACGTCCACGGAACTTTTTAAATAGTGTCATAGGCTCATCACTACCGCCTTGTGACAGGA
Protein-coding regions in this window:
- a CDS encoding gamma carbonic anhydrase family protein, which translates into the protein MIYRLGECSPAVDKSAYVVDNAAIIGKVSLARKVTIWFGAVLRGDIASISIGENSNVQDNSTIHTDYGVPCTVGANVTVGHNVVLHSCNIDDNVIIGMGSTVLNNAKVAKNCIVGANSLVTHKSPYQEGVLLIGIPAKVIRELTQEEIAHIQQNADHYAQNGEHYRQQLTEI
- a CDS encoding Bcr/CflA family multidrug efflux MFS transporter, whose product is MNTEQTKYSYSRIGLPKWLLVLILGLLSMLMPLSIDMYLPSMPTIARHYGVDDGLVQLTISSYLFGFSIGQLIYGPLSDSYGRKSVLLSGLILFVVAAALCGLSPTVNQLIVMRFFHGLAAASTAVVINAFMRDIFSDRDEFSRMTSFVILISNLAPLLAPILGGVILIWFQWQTIFYVLSAAACIALILVITVVPETLPKERRSKLSLYNILGNFVTICRHKQVFRLMLIGGFSGAGLFSFLSLGPFVYMNIYGVKATHFGYYFALNIVVMVVLNLINSRFVRQKGAMNMLTLGMVIQTVMTFYLLIAVVFKLGFTAMVIGIAGYIGCMAIIGGNGMAIILSYYPHIAGTAASLTGTFRFLIAALIGVLLAWLSHAEPDTLMSVVDHTIVSHKTEYLMVGSMIICNILAFTFFRLSKQKTKVNREEQA
- the rsuA gene encoding 16S rRNA pseudouridine(516) synthase RsuA; this encodes MRLDKFLAHHLGVSRSLINKELKAGLITVDDVVIKLGAHQLTLNEVVTYQGNVIEPIIEKRYFMLHKPAGYVCSTDDPDHATILYLIDEPMSEKLHAAGRLDLDTTGLVLLTDDGQWSHRITSPKHQCEKEYHVTVSAPLTIDLIEQFARGIALKNEPELTKPAKLVIVDDYHAHLTINEGRYHQVKRMFAAVGNHVESLHRQRIGSVELDIPEGEYRVLTESEVKAIH
- a CDS encoding class I SAM-dependent methyltransferase, with the protein product MIQLICEAQADPAKLAELAGRFGLVHDALSCLALVLTDRHLALRKLDEPKLGDVVVDFTDGAMAHRRRFGGGRGEAVAKAVGIKGNYLPTVIDATAGLGRDAFVLAALGCHVTLFERHPVVAALLEDGLKRAYQDQDIGQWMQTRMILVHASSIEALPEQVKRPDVVYLDPMFPHRQKSALVKKEMRIFQSLVGSDEDADALLDVACQLAIKRVAVKRPDYAPFLAQKKPQAEIKTKSHRFDLYAGRGAEA